One genomic window of Sodaliphilus pleomorphus includes the following:
- the yidD gene encoding membrane protein insertion efficiency factor YidD — MTEAMHTLAAAWHFISRLAGWLLILPIMLYKKFISPLTPPMCRFTPTCSTYAIEAIKKYGPLKGTWLAVKRIVRCNPWGGSGYDPVP, encoded by the coding sequence ATGACTGAGGCAATGCACACACTGGCCGCCGCCTGGCACTTCATTTCCAGGCTGGCAGGATGGCTGCTCATCTTGCCCATCATGCTCTACAAGAAATTCATCTCGCCGCTCACCCCGCCCATGTGCCGCTTCACTCCCACATGCAGCACCTATGCCATCGAGGCCATCAAGAAGTACGGCCCCCTCAAGGGCACGTGGCTGGCCGTGAAGCGCATCGTGCGCTGCAACCCATGGGGCGGCAGCGGCTACGACCCCGTGCCATGA
- a CDS encoding ribonuclease P protein component yields the protein MENNRLYKREKLCSRTAIARTFDCGHSLMAYPLRAVYHMGPSRPEAPARFMITIPKKKIHTAVQRVALRRRTREAYRLNRQLLLPALEAAGRSLDVAFIYLAKDEVAPYAVIEEKMRDILTRIAQATHD from the coding sequence ATGGAAAACAACCGTCTATACAAGCGCGAGAAGCTGTGCAGCCGCACGGCCATAGCCCGCACCTTCGACTGCGGGCACAGCCTCATGGCCTACCCGCTGCGCGCCGTGTACCACATGGGGCCAAGCCGCCCTGAGGCTCCGGCACGGTTCATGATCACCATTCCAAAGAAAAAAATACACACTGCCGTGCAGCGCGTGGCCCTGCGCCGCCGCACCCGCGAGGCCTACCGCCTCAACCGCCAGCTGCTGCTCCCCGCCCTCGAGGCAGCCGGCCGCAGCCTCGACGTGGCCTTCATCTACCTGGCCAAGGACGAGGTTGCCCCCTATGCCGTGATCGAGGAGAAAATGCGCGACATCCTCACGCGCATTGCACAAGCCACCCATGACTGA
- a CDS encoding TatD family hydrolase: protein MIVDFHTHRHAPATVGLVSIESVDPRQFDPQPGCFYSVGLHPWHTLEPHVEASLQLLARLAAHPQVVAIGETGLDPNRGAALDEQQRIMQRHIAIAEQAGKPLVLHMVRTSQLLLKAMKQSRPSVPWVLHGFRSRPTVAQPLVDAGFYFSIGPRFNAQSLQLIPPARLLIETDDSPVPIAQVAALVAQATGLTAAQVAGIATRNALALLRL, encoded by the coding sequence ATGATTGTCGATTTCCACACCCACCGTCATGCCCCCGCAACCGTGGGGCTCGTGAGCATCGAGAGCGTCGACCCCCGGCAGTTCGACCCGCAACCAGGCTGCTTCTACTCGGTGGGCCTGCACCCCTGGCACACTCTTGAGCCCCACGTCGAAGCCAGCCTGCAACTGCTGGCACGGCTGGCCGCCCACCCGCAGGTGGTGGCCATAGGCGAGACCGGGCTCGACCCCAACCGCGGCGCGGCGCTCGACGAGCAGCAGCGCATCATGCAGCGCCACATCGCCATCGCCGAGCAAGCTGGCAAGCCCCTGGTGCTGCACATGGTGCGCACCAGCCAGCTCCTGCTCAAGGCCATGAAGCAGTCGCGGCCCAGCGTGCCGTGGGTGCTGCACGGCTTCAGGTCGCGGCCCACGGTGGCACAGCCCCTCGTCGACGCCGGCTTCTACTTCTCGATAGGCCCCAGGTTCAACGCCCAGTCGCTGCAGCTCATTCCGCCCGCCCGCCTGCTCATCGAGACCGACGACTCGCCCGTGCCCATTGCCCAGGTGGCCGCCCTCGTGGCCCAGGCCACCGGCCTCACGGCAGCCCAGGTGGCCGGCATCGCCACCCGCAACGCCCTCGCCCTGCTGCGCCTGTAG
- a CDS encoding DUF4271 domain-containing protein, which yields MPIYHSTHSPATPQAAPRDSAAALRDSSLRDSTLLHWKPRYPQGLPPRQASHVPAGKQLSQLPVMEVPAGRTPGSYNSSPLHDTVSMALLLLGVLLITLSYNKGYMYIANFAHNMFSTRKRENLFDDHTVSDLGILSALIFNTCVTMGLIAFYAIGYLVPGMQAALSHNVSMLVIMLVAWSLLFYLAQLALYYVLGFTFGDKLGTTIWTSGFKASQSLLGLLLLPVAIILMVYPNTIKVMLITALSLYICARIVFICKGFRIFFNNLQSSVYFILYLCAVEIVPPVLYCAGAITLCNFLQS from the coding sequence ATGCCCATCTATCATTCCACACACAGCCCTGCAACGCCGCAGGCAGCACCGCGCGACAGTGCCGCCGCCCTGCGCGACAGCTCCCTGCGCGACAGCACCCTGCTGCACTGGAAGCCCCGCTACCCGCAAGGCCTGCCGCCGCGCCAGGCGAGCCACGTGCCCGCCGGCAAGCAGCTCTCGCAGCTGCCCGTGATGGAGGTGCCCGCCGGCCGCACGCCAGGCAGCTACAACTCCTCGCCCCTGCACGACACCGTGTCGATGGCGCTCCTGCTGCTGGGCGTGCTGCTCATCACCCTGAGCTACAACAAGGGCTACATGTATATCGCCAACTTTGCGCACAACATGTTCTCCACCCGCAAGCGCGAGAACCTCTTCGACGACCACACCGTGAGCGACCTGGGCATCTTGAGCGCGCTCATCTTCAACACCTGTGTCACGATGGGCCTCATCGCCTTCTATGCCATAGGCTATCTCGTGCCTGGCATGCAAGCCGCCTTGAGCCACAACGTGAGCATGCTCGTGATCATGCTCGTGGCCTGGTCGCTACTCTTCTACCTGGCCCAGCTGGCCCTGTACTATGTGCTGGGTTTCACCTTCGGCGACAAGCTGGGCACCACCATCTGGACCAGCGGCTTCAAGGCCTCGCAGTCGCTGCTCGGCCTGCTGCTGCTGCCGGTGGCCATCATCTTGATGGTGTATCCAAATACTATCAAAGTCATGCTCATCACGGCCTTGTCTCTCTACATTTGTGCCCGTATTGTGTTTATTTGTAAAGGTTTTAGAATTTTTTTCAACAATTTGCAATCGAGTGTCTATTTTATTTTGTACCTTTGCGCCGTCGAAATTGTACCCCCGGTTTTGTACTGCGCCGGTGCAATAACTCTGTGCAACTTTTTACAGTCATAA
- a CDS encoding 5-fold beta-flower protein yields MKALRSYIAASLVGLAACLATVAQAQTLRDASYHNIGRISPNGVVRNNNQQSIGFFDNDGTVRNRNNKAVGKVKNLAIYNTAGTRMGYINADGTVRDGESRVLGYIEKNGKVTDASHNVIGYAQGVAYEWVACYFFFGFFN; encoded by the coding sequence ATGAAAGCACTCAGATCATATATTGCAGCCTCTCTCGTGGGCCTGGCAGCCTGCCTGGCCACCGTGGCACAGGCACAGACACTGCGCGACGCCAGCTACCACAACATAGGGCGCATATCGCCCAACGGCGTGGTGCGCAACAACAACCAGCAGTCGATAGGCTTCTTCGACAACGACGGCACCGTGCGCAACCGCAACAACAAGGCAGTGGGCAAGGTGAAGAACCTCGCCATCTACAACACGGCCGGCACCCGCATGGGCTATATCAACGCCGACGGCACCGTGCGCGACGGCGAGAGCCGCGTGCTGGGCTACATCGAGAAAAACGGCAAGGTGACCGACGCCTCGCACAATGTGATAGGCTATGCGCAGGGCGTGGCCTACGAGTGGGTGGCCTGCTACTTCTTCTTCGGCTTCTTCAATTAG
- a CDS encoding uroporphyrinogen-III synthase: MKIKKILVSQPKPSSEKSPYFDLESKYGVEIVFRPFIKVEGLSSKEFRQQKISIGDYTAVIFTARTAVDNYFRLAKELRYDVPDTMKYFCISETVAHYLQKYTVYRKRKIFYSENGHADGLMPLIEKHKKEVFLYPVSDVHESKLPELETKDINFRRAVMYRTVSNDFGPDEPFDYNMLIFFTPSGVKSLLSNFPDFEQGDIAIGGMGNKTIEEIKASGLRLDVTTTPSTPSMAAAIGKYLESESKAKK, translated from the coding sequence GTGAAGATTAAGAAAATTCTTGTTTCTCAGCCCAAGCCATCCTCCGAGAAGTCGCCCTACTTCGACTTGGAAAGCAAGTATGGCGTAGAAATCGTCTTTCGGCCTTTCATCAAAGTAGAGGGGCTCTCTTCCAAGGAGTTCCGCCAGCAGAAGATCTCGATAGGTGACTACACGGCCGTGATTTTCACCGCCCGCACCGCCGTCGACAACTACTTCAGGCTTGCCAAGGAGTTGCGCTACGACGTCCCCGACACGATGAAGTACTTCTGCATAAGCGAGACCGTGGCCCACTACCTGCAGAAATACACCGTGTATCGCAAGCGCAAAATCTTCTATAGCGAGAACGGCCATGCCGACGGGCTCATGCCGCTCATCGAGAAGCACAAAAAAGAGGTGTTTCTCTACCCGGTGAGCGACGTGCACGAGTCAAAACTGCCCGAGCTCGAGACCAAGGACATCAACTTCAGGCGCGCCGTGATGTATCGCACCGTGAGCAACGACTTCGGTCCCGACGAGCCCTTCGACTACAACATGCTCATCTTCTTCACCCCCTCGGGCGTGAAGAGCCTGCTCAGCAATTTCCCCGACTTCGAGCAAGGCGACATCGCCATAGGCGGCATGGGCAACAAGACCATCGAGGAAATCAAGGCTTCGGGCCTGAGGCTCGACGTCACCACCACGCCTTCAACCCCGTCGATGGCCGCAGCCATAGGCAAGTATCTCGAGAGCGAGAGCAAGGCCAAGAAGTAA